From a region of the Mercurialis annua linkage group LG1-X, ddMerAnnu1.2, whole genome shotgun sequence genome:
- the LOC126677928 gene encoding subtilisin-like protease SBT5.3: MKIFNSFCSLLFLFSVLSSLQSPIHAAKKSYVVYLGRSSDRVSELSSTLDKNGTPHSYYELLGSCMKSKEKAKEAIFYSYTNYINGFAATLEDDEVDEISKRPEVVSVFPNEVNELHTTRSWEFLGLERNSQIPPESPWHKARFGEDVIIANLDTGVWPESESFNDEGMGPIPSKWKGGCDTNDGVKCNRKLIGARYFNKGFEAGTGIRLNSTFNTARDIDGHGTHTLATAGGGFVSGANLFGSANGTAKGGSPHARVASYKVCWPGCYDADILAAFDAAIHDGVDILSISLGSRPRDYFNHGISVGSFHAVKNGILVVCSAGNSGPFITASNVAPWILTVAASTIDRAFPSDVTLGNNKTFKGFSFNTNSLPAKKFYPLVYSADAKAVNVSASRARYCISGSLEPTKVKGKIVYCEEGLVPSVEKSLEVANAGGAAMILANQFSSETIIPDPHFLPTSVVSANDGFSILAYLYNTKSAIAYISGGTEVGEVAAPLMASFSSPGPNAITPEILKPDITAPGVDILAAWTGALGPSSQPIDKRKVEFNIISGTSMSCPHVSGVAGLLKTLHPDWSPAAIRSAIMTTAKTRSNIRQPMYTDSFEMASPLNYGSGHIWPSRAMDPGLVYDLNYKDYLNFLCSIGYNKTQISAFVDKSFNCPSANTSLLNFNYPSITVPNLSGTVTLTRTLKNVGTPGVYTVRIDAPNGISVEVEPVSLKFDNVKEEKSFNVTLKAKEIRSGFYEFGGLVWSDGKHNVRSPIVVKQRSSRS, translated from the exons CAAGGAGAAGGCAAAGGAAGCAATATTCTATTCTTACACAAATTATATCAATGGCTTTGCTGCAACACTAGAAGATGACGAAGTTGATGAAATCTCAA AGCGCCCAGAAGTTGTATCAGTATTTCCTAATGAAGTTAATGAGCTGCATACTACAAGGTCATGGGAGTTTCTTGGACTAGAAAGAAACAGCCAAATCCCACCTGAATCTCCATGGCATAAGGCCAGATTCGGTGAAGATGTCATTATTGCAAATCTCGACACCG GAGTGTGGCCGGAGTCCGAAAGCTTCAATGACGAAGGCATGGGGCCGATCCCATCGAAGTGGAAAGGAGGGTGTGATACAAATGATGGAGTTAAATGCAACAGAAAATTGATTGGTGCAAGGTACTTCAACAAGGGCTTTGAAGCTGGTACAGGCATTCGCCTTAATTCAACCTTCAACACAGCTCGGGACATAGATGGTCACGGCACTCACACCCTAGCAACAGCCGGGGGAGGCTTTGTGTCGGGTGCAAACCTATTCGGCTCAGCCAACGGAACTGCAAAAGGAGGTTCACCTCATGCTCGCGTTGCCTCATATAAAGTCTGCTGGCCAGGTTGCTATGATGCTGATATCTTGGCTGCTTTTGATGCTGCTATTCATGACGGTGTTGATATTTTGTCGATTTCACTTGGAAGTCGTCCTCGAGATTATTTCAATCATGGCATTTCGGTTGGATCATTTCATGCTGTTAAAAATGGGATTCTTGTTGTTTGCTCTGCTGGAAACTCTGGCCCTTTTATTACTGCTTCAAATGTAGCACCTTGGATTCTTACTGTTGCGGCTAGTACAATTGATCGTGCTTTTCCTTCGGATGTCACTCTTGGAAACAATAAAACATTTAAG GGTTTCAGTTTCAATACCAATAGCTTGCCTGCTAAGAAATTTTATCCCTTGGTTTACTCTGCGGATGCTAAGGCCGTCAACGTCTCTGCAAGCCGTGC ACGATACTGTATCTCTGGATCACTTGAACCAACCAAGGTAAAAGGAAAAATTGTGTACTGTGAAGAAGGTCTAGTCCCTAGTGTTGAGAAAAGCTTGGAGGTAGCGAATGCTGGTGGCGCCGCGATGATCCTAGCCAATCAGTTCTCTTCTGAGACAATCATTCCTGATCCACACTTTCTTCCCACTTCAGTAGTCTCTGCAAATGAtggtttttccattttagcttATCTCTATAACACAAA GTCAGCAATAGCTTATATAAGTGGTGGCACAGAAGTTGGAGAAGTGGCTGCACCTCTCATGGCTTCATTTTCATCTCCGGGGCCAAATGCCATCACACCAGAGATTCTCAAG ccGGATATAACCGCACCTGGAGTCGACATTTTGGCTGCTTGGACCGGAGCTTTAGGACCGTCTTCTCAACCCATAGACAAAAGAAAAGTTGAGTTCAATATTATTTCAGGAACTTCAATGTCATGTCCCCATGTTTCTGGAGTTGCGGGTCTTCTCAAGACTCTGCATCCTGATTGGAGTCCTGCTGCTATTAGATCTGCCATCATGACCACAG CAAAAACAAGAAGTAATATCAGACAACCAATGTACACTGATTCATTTGAGATGGCAAGCCCCTTAAACTATGGTTCAGGACATATCTGGCCAAGCCGAGCAATGGATCCCGGTTTGGTTTATGATTTAAACTACAAAGATTACTTGAATTTTCTATGCTCCATTGGCTATAACAAAACTCAAATCTCTGCATTTGTTGACAAGTCATTCAACTGCCCATCAGCCAACACTAGTTTATTGAACTTCAACTATCCATCAATAACCGTTCCGAATCTGTCCGGTACTGTCACATTGACCCGAACCCTAAAGAATGTAGGAACTCCGGGCGTATACACTGTCCGAATCGATGCCCCGAATGGAATATCGGTCGAGGTTGAACCGGTGAGTTTGAAGTTTGATAACGTGAAGGAAGAGAAAAGTTTTAATGTGACACTTAAAGCAAAAGAAATTAGAAGTGGCTTTTATGAGTTTGGTGGGCTGGTTTGGTCAGATGGCAAGCATAATGTAAGGAGTCCTATAGTAGTGAAGCAACGTTCTAGTAGgagttaa